Proteins encoded together in one Flavobacteriales bacterium window:
- a CDS encoding aconitate hydratase, which yields MSTIFDLDMIKAVYSRFPARVAAARKVVGRPLTLSEKILYAHLWDGEPKTAFGRGKDYVDFAPDRVTMQDATAQMALLQFSTTGRKKVAVPSTVHCDHLIQARVGAKQDLQEALNKSNEVFNFLESISNKYDIGFWKPGAGIIHQVMLENYAFPGGMMIGTDSHTVNAGGLGMVAIGVGGADACDVMSGLPWELKFPKLIGVKLTGKLNGWTAPKDVILKVAGILTVKGGTGAIVEYFGPGAESMSCTGKGTIANMGAEIGATTSTFGYDDSMRRYLKATGRAEVAAMADTIAADLTGDPEVYADPAKYFDQVIEIDLSTLSPHLNGPFTPDLATPVSEMKEKAAKNDWPTDIEWALIGSCTNSSYEDISRAASIVADAVSKGLKPKSHLGINPGSEQVRYTIERDGFIETFEKSGATIFTNACGPCIGQWAREGADKQEKNSIVHSFNRNFAKRADGNPNTHAFVASPEMVAAIAISGKLTFDPVHDTLVNDKGEQVKLAEPTGWELPPKGFAVEDNGYQAPAADGSKVEVVVKPDSQRLQLLEPFPAWNGTNISDAVLLIKAKGKCTTDHISMAGSWLRYRGHLDNISNNTLIGAINAFNGEADKVKNQLTGEYGAVPATQRAYKAASVSSIIVGDQNYGEGSSREHAAMQPRHLGVAAVLVKGFARIHETNLKKQGMLALTFSNESDYDKIQEDDRIDFTDLTSFAPGKPLTLVFKHKDGSKDSIQVNHTYNAQQIEWFKAGSALNIIRAQQKD from the coding sequence ATGAGCACGATCTTCGACCTCGACATGATCAAGGCGGTGTACAGCCGCTTCCCCGCACGTGTGGCCGCCGCCCGCAAGGTGGTGGGTCGCCCCTTGACCCTCAGCGAGAAGATCCTCTACGCCCACCTCTGGGACGGCGAGCCAAAGACCGCCTTCGGCCGCGGCAAGGACTACGTGGATTTCGCCCCCGACCGGGTGACCATGCAGGACGCCACCGCGCAGATGGCCCTGCTGCAGTTCAGCACCACCGGAAGGAAGAAGGTGGCCGTGCCCAGCACCGTGCACTGCGACCACCTGATCCAGGCCCGCGTGGGCGCGAAGCAGGACCTGCAGGAGGCGCTGAACAAGAGCAACGAGGTCTTCAACTTCCTGGAGAGCATCAGCAACAAATACGACATCGGTTTCTGGAAGCCGGGCGCGGGCATCATCCACCAGGTGATGCTGGAGAACTACGCCTTCCCCGGCGGCATGATGATCGGCACCGACAGCCACACGGTGAACGCCGGTGGCCTGGGCATGGTGGCCATCGGCGTGGGCGGTGCGGACGCCTGCGACGTGATGAGCGGCCTGCCCTGGGAGCTCAAGTTCCCCAAGCTCATCGGCGTGAAGCTCACCGGAAAGCTCAACGGCTGGACCGCACCGAAGGACGTGATCCTGAAGGTGGCTGGCATCCTTACGGTGAAAGGCGGGACGGGTGCTATCGTAGAATACTTCGGACCCGGAGCCGAGAGCATGAGCTGCACCGGCAAAGGCACCATCGCCAACATGGGCGCTGAGATCGGCGCCACCACCAGCACCTTCGGCTACGACGACAGCATGCGCCGCTATCTGAAGGCCACCGGCCGTGCGGAAGTGGCCGCCATGGCCGACACCATCGCCGCCGACCTCACCGGCGACCCCGAGGTGTACGCCGATCCGGCGAAGTACTTCGACCAGGTGATCGAGATCGACCTCAGCACCCTGAGCCCGCACCTCAACGGCCCCTTCACCCCCGACCTGGCCACGCCGGTGAGCGAGATGAAGGAGAAGGCCGCCAAGAACGATTGGCCCACCGACATCGAATGGGCGCTGATCGGTTCCTGCACCAACAGCAGCTACGAGGACATCAGCCGCGCCGCCAGCATCGTGGCCGACGCCGTGAGCAAGGGTCTGAAGCCGAAGTCGCACTTGGGCATCAATCCCGGAAGCGAGCAGGTGCGCTACACCATCGAGCGCGATGGCTTCATCGAGACCTTCGAGAAGAGCGGCGCCACCATCTTCACCAACGCCTGCGGTCCCTGCATCGGGCAGTGGGCGCGGGAAGGGGCGGACAAGCAGGAGAAGAACTCCATCGTCCACTCCTTCAACCGCAACTTCGCCAAGCGCGCTGACGGCAACCCCAATACGCACGCCTTCGTGGCCTCGCCGGAGATGGTGGCGGCCATCGCCATCAGCGGCAAGCTCACCTTCGATCCCGTCCACGACACACTTGTCAACGACAAGGGCGAGCAGGTGAAGCTGGCCGAGCCCACCGGCTGGGAGCTTCCGCCCAAGGGCTTCGCCGTGGAGGACAACGGCTACCAGGCCCCCGCCGCCGACGGCTCCAAAGTGGAGGTGGTGGTGAAGCCCGACAGCCAGCGCCTACAGCTGCTGGAGCCCTTCCCCGCGTGGAACGGCACGAACATCAGCGACGCGGTGCTGCTGATCAAGGCCAAGGGCAAGTGCACCACCGACCACATCAGCATGGCCGGCAGCTGGCTGCGCTACCGCGGTCACCTGGACAACATCAGCAACAACACGCTCATCGGGGCCATCAACGCCTTCAACGGCGAGGCCGACAAGGTGAAGAACCAGCTCACCGGTGAGTACGGTGCGGTGCCCGCCACCCAGCGCGCCTACAAGGCCGCCAGCGTGTCCAGCATCATCGTGGGCGATCAGAACTACGGGGAGGGCAGCAGCCGCGAGCACGCCGCCATGCAGCCGCGTCACCTCGGTGTGGCCGCCGTGCTGGTGAAGGGCTTCGCGCGCATCCACGAGACCAACCTGAAGAAACAGGGCATGCTCGCCCTCACCTTCAGCAACGAGTCCGACTACGACAAGATCCAGGAGGACGACCGCATCGACTTCACCGACCTCACGTCCTTTGCGCCCGGCAAGCCGCTCACCCTCGTGTTCAAGCACAAGGACGGGTCGAAGGACAGCATCCAGGTGAACCACACCTACAATGCGCAGCAGATCGAGTGGTTCAAGGCGGGCAGCGCGCTGAACATCATCCGCGCGCAGCAAAAGGACTGA
- a CDS encoding tetratricopeptide repeat protein, protein MRPALLLCAALFCISSTQAQIDFDSLWGVWQDSTQAPVDRLRAMSYISIDGFLYSDPDSAAVLAGLQYDLAVRHGNARYQGIATTTLGEYHMMKGDYARALDRFTQAQQAFAKAGEPSAQAKSISNMGVLLQELGDTDKALDLYRQSLELARSIPDTGSIAAAMINIGTLELARGDTGTAVAHYEQCLSLSAGYPNTRDQAIAASDLGIIRSTQGDRSEALRLHHRCLDLARAGGHQDLEAMALSNIGSHHLRTGDLPLAERYGRDALALARSAGFTKQESDVRGLLHSVYKKLGRSTEALEMLERQLALQDSLRSEEGRKELLRFGYEKRSLADSLSFAAELAQAEDRRTIAELRAERNRNRAWVTAGAGVLLLGGLAAWSWTDRRRRRERFEKEAAHLETQALRSQMNPHFIFNALNSIAAFVQGNDPDKATGFLSRFARVMRAVLENSRKSEVPLEDDLEALKGYMELERMRMEGRFDLRIEVDPALDPAEVLVPPLVVQPFVENAIWHGMAGKEAGGLITLKVERRGDRLVYTVEDNGLGRQARRESQAVAPPAKKTSLGTAITRARLDLVAKQHGGQAGFRTIDLPQGTRVEVELPLLHAHD, encoded by the coding sequence ATGAGGCCCGCCCTTCTCCTTTGCGCCGCCCTCTTCTGCATCTCGTCAACACAGGCGCAGATCGATTTCGACTCACTGTGGGGCGTGTGGCAGGACAGCACGCAGGCGCCTGTGGACCGCCTTCGGGCGATGAGCTACATCAGCATCGACGGCTTCCTCTACAGCGACCCCGACAGTGCGGCCGTGCTGGCGGGGCTGCAGTACGACCTGGCGGTGCGGCACGGCAACGCGCGCTACCAGGGCATCGCCACCACCACACTGGGCGAGTACCACATGATGAAGGGCGATTACGCCCGGGCGCTGGATCGGTTCACCCAGGCGCAGCAAGCCTTCGCTAAGGCCGGCGAACCTTCCGCACAGGCAAAGAGCATCAGTAATATGGGGGTCCTGTTGCAGGAACTGGGGGACACGGACAAAGCACTCGACCTGTACCGACAGAGCCTTGAACTGGCCCGCTCGATCCCCGACACGGGGAGCATCGCCGCCGCAATGATCAACATCGGCACGCTGGAGCTGGCGCGCGGCGACACCGGCACCGCGGTGGCCCACTACGAGCAATGCCTGTCACTCTCGGCCGGTTACCCGAACACCCGCGACCAGGCCATCGCCGCCTCGGACCTGGGGATCATCCGCAGCACCCAAGGCGATCGCTCTGAAGCGCTGCGGCTTCATCACCGATGCCTGGACCTGGCGCGGGCGGGAGGGCACCAGGACCTGGAGGCCATGGCCTTGAGCAACATCGGCAGCCACCACCTGCGCACGGGCGACCTTCCGCTGGCCGAGCGCTACGGGCGCGACGCCCTGGCGCTGGCCCGCTCCGCCGGCTTCACCAAGCAGGAGTCCGATGTGCGCGGCCTGCTCCACAGCGTGTACAAGAAGCTGGGGCGGTCCACCGAGGCCTTGGAGATGCTGGAACGCCAGCTGGCCCTGCAGGACAGCTTGCGCAGCGAGGAAGGTCGCAAGGAGCTGCTGCGGTTCGGGTATGAGAAGCGTTCCCTGGCCGACAGCCTGTCCTTCGCAGCCGAGCTGGCACAGGCGGAGGACCGGCGCACGATCGCCGAACTGCGCGCCGAGCGCAACCGCAACCGGGCGTGGGTGACCGCGGGCGCGGGGGTGCTGCTGCTGGGCGGACTGGCCGCGTGGAGCTGGACCGACCGCCGGCGCCGGCGCGAGCGCTTCGAGAAGGAGGCCGCCCACCTGGAGACGCAGGCCCTGCGCAGCCAGATGAACCCGCACTTCATCTTCAATGCCCTCAACAGCATCGCGGCCTTCGTGCAGGGCAACGACCCGGACAAGGCCACGGGATTCCTCAGCCGGTTCGCGCGCGTGATGCGGGCCGTGCTGGAGAACAGCCGCAAGAGCGAGGTGCCCCTGGAGGACGACCTGGAGGCGCTCAAGGGCTACATGGAGCTGGAGCGCATGCGCATGGAGGGCCGTTTCGACCTGCGGATCGAGGTGGACCCTGCGCTGGACCCTGCCGAGGTGCTGGTGCCCCCGCTGGTGGTGCAGCCCTTCGTGGAGAACGCCATCTGGCACGGCATGGCGGGCAAGGAGGCCGGTGGCCTCATCACGCTGAAGGTGGAACGCCGTGGCGATCGCCTGGTGTACACCGTGGAAGATAACGGCCTGGGCCGGCAAGCCCGTCGCGAAAGCCAGGCCGTCGCACCGCCTGCGAAGAAGACCTCGCTCGGCACGGCCATTACCCGTGCCCGGTTGGACCTGGTGGCCAAGCAGCACGGCGGACAGGCCGGATTCCGCACCATCGACCTGCCCCAGGGCACCCGCGTGGAAGTGGAGCTGCCCCTCTTGCACGCCCATGACTGA
- a CDS encoding YdcF family protein: MRTRVWIAAAVGLAATAVLLVQWCDKRVRTASAPHLYDHAADVPLNRVAVLLGTSARARGGGPNLYFTHRIAATVELLRTGRVQHVLISGDNRHASYNEPWDMRRALMAAGVDSTRITLDYAGFRTLDSMVRARDVFGQPGFVVVSQRFHTERAVFLARRLGIAAVGYDAPDVPAGYGRLTMLREKLARVKLHLDLWLGVGPHFPGPPEPIRFPGA; the protein is encoded by the coding sequence ATGCGGACGCGCGTGTGGATCGCCGCGGCGGTCGGCCTCGCAGCGACCGCCGTGCTGCTCGTGCAGTGGTGCGACAAGCGAGTGCGGACGGCGAGCGCCCCGCACCTGTACGACCACGCCGCCGACGTGCCGCTGAACCGCGTGGCCGTGCTGCTGGGCACCAGCGCCCGGGCGAGGGGCGGTGGCCCGAACCTCTACTTCACGCATCGCATCGCCGCCACGGTGGAGCTGCTGAGGACCGGGCGTGTGCAGCACGTGCTCATCAGCGGTGACAACCGACATGCCTCGTACAATGAGCCCTGGGACATGCGGCGGGCGCTGATGGCGGCCGGGGTGGACAGCACGCGCATCACGCTCGACTACGCGGGCTTCCGCACGCTGGACAGCATGGTGCGGGCTCGCGATGTGTTCGGGCAACCGGGCTTCGTGGTGGTGAGCCAGCGGTTCCACACCGAGCGGGCCGTGTTCCTGGCGCGGCGCCTCGGCATCGCGGCGGTGGGCTATGATGCGCCGGACGTGCCTGCGGGCTACGGCCGCCTCACGATGCTGCGCGAGAAGCTGGCGCGGGTGAAGCTGCACCTCGACCTCTGGCTCGGCGTGGGGCCGCACTTCCCCGGGCCGCCCGAGCCCATCCGCTTCCCCGGAGCGTGA
- the lhgO gene encoding L-2-hydroxyglutarate oxidase, producing the protein MENGRTWDVVIVGGGIVGAGTFHKLQARFPQLDILLIEKEQVLADHQTGHNSGVIHSGIYYKPGSYKARNCVTGRRELVAFAREHGIAHDVCGKLIVATDPAELPRLDKIWGHGQANGIEDMRRVNAQEIREIEPHCTGIAGIHVGCTGIIDFRGATAKMTELALALNPRSAVHLGERVIGTEHGEAFSILRTTKGAYRTRHAIFCAGLQSDRLAKADGVRFPERIVGFRGDYYELEDHAKHKVRHLIYPVPDPRFPFLGVHFTRMTDGSIECGPNAVFTFKREGYGKTDVDLRDTADALSYGGTWKLFMKNMRYGIDEYRRAFSKRLFLRTLRRLVPSLEMDDLRPGRAGVRAMLLGTDGAMVDDFRIERRGTHIHVLNAPSPAATAALAIGEEITRLVAEQVVLVEERAAHGVHRVLAGVVEARHHRLQRAHLTFQVGGAEPRGLRELAQHERRQPTVQPGRQLPVQFQQVAGQHGHQEGTVVGGVEHLLGDQLR; encoded by the coding sequence ATGGAGAACGGACGCACGTGGGACGTGGTGATCGTGGGCGGCGGCATCGTGGGTGCCGGCACCTTCCACAAGCTGCAGGCCCGCTTCCCGCAGCTGGACATCCTGCTGATCGAGAAGGAGCAGGTCCTGGCCGACCACCAGACCGGCCATAACAGCGGGGTCATCCACAGCGGCATCTACTACAAGCCCGGCAGCTACAAGGCCCGCAACTGCGTCACCGGCCGCCGTGAGCTGGTGGCCTTCGCTCGCGAGCACGGGATCGCCCACGACGTCTGCGGCAAGCTCATCGTGGCCACCGACCCTGCCGAGCTGCCCCGCTTGGACAAGATCTGGGGGCACGGCCAGGCCAACGGCATCGAGGATATGCGCCGGGTGAACGCGCAGGAGATCCGGGAGATCGAACCGCACTGCACCGGCATCGCCGGCATCCACGTGGGCTGCACCGGCATCATCGACTTCCGCGGCGCTACCGCGAAGATGACCGAGCTCGCCCTCGCCCTCAACCCGCGCAGCGCGGTGCATCTGGGCGAACGCGTCATCGGCACCGAGCACGGCGAGGCCTTCAGCATTCTCCGTACCACCAAGGGCGCCTACCGCACCCGGCACGCCATCTTCTGCGCCGGCCTGCAGAGCGATCGGCTCGCCAAGGCCGACGGGGTGCGCTTCCCCGAGCGCATCGTGGGCTTCCGCGGCGACTACTACGAGCTGGAGGACCATGCCAAGCACAAGGTGCGCCACCTGATCTACCCCGTGCCCGACCCCCGCTTCCCCTTCCTGGGCGTGCACTTCACGCGGATGACCGACGGCAGCATCGAATGCGGGCCCAACGCCGTGTTCACCTTCAAACGCGAGGGCTACGGCAAGACCGACGTGGACCTGCGCGACACGGCCGATGCGCTGAGCTACGGCGGCACCTGGAAGCTCTTCATGAAGAACATGCGCTACGGCATCGACGAATACCGCCGCGCCTTCAGCAAGCGCCTCTTCCTGCGCACCCTGCGGCGGCTGGTTCCTTCCCTGGAGATGGATGACCTGCGCCCGGGCCGCGCCGGGGTGCGGGCCATGCTGCTGGGCACCGACGGGGCCATGGTGGACGACTTCCGCATCGAGCGACGTGGCACCCACATCCATGTGCTCAACGCACCATCACCCGCCGCCACGGCCGCACTGGCCATCGGCGAGGAGATCACACGTCTGGTGGCCGAACAGGTCGTACTGGTGGAAGAGCGCGCGGCTCATGGCGTACACCGTGTTCTTGCTGGGGTGGTTGAGGCGCGCCATCATCGCCTTCAGCGCGCCCACCTCACGTTCCAGGTCGGAGGAGCGGAGCCCCGTGGCCTGCGCGAACTTGCTCAGCACGAGCGCCGTCAGCCGACGGTCCAGCCCGGAAGGCAGCTGCCTGTCCAGTTCCAGCAGGTTGCCGGCCAGCACGGTCATCAGGAAGGCACCGTCGTCGGAGGGGTCGAGCACCTGCTCGGCGACCAGCTCCGGTGA
- a CDS encoding DinB family protein, translated as MSHLSTLIQQYAAYDHWASTAFVDRLKEEPDALLDRHAASSFPTLRGTLMHIRDAENAWFLRLTGATMRWPAEPTQELDTLMPHVERFTGYARSLDEEGLMATCRYHDLKGNPYAQPAWQMIMHALNHSSYHRGQVVTQMRALGLERIPRTDLVAFQRLAGA; from the coding sequence ATGAGCCACCTCAGCACCCTCATCCAGCAATACGCCGCCTACGACCACTGGGCCAGCACCGCCTTCGTCGACCGCCTGAAGGAGGAGCCCGATGCCCTGCTCGACCGGCATGCCGCCAGCAGCTTCCCCACGCTGCGCGGCACGCTGATGCACATCCGCGATGCGGAGAACGCGTGGTTCCTCCGCCTCACCGGAGCCACCATGCGCTGGCCCGCCGAGCCCACCCAGGAGCTGGACACGCTGATGCCGCACGTGGAGCGCTTCACCGGCTATGCGCGCTCGCTCGATGAAGAGGGCCTGATGGCCACCTGCCGCTACCACGACCTGAAGGGCAACCCCTATGCCCAGCCCGCCTGGCAGATGATCATGCACGCCCTGAACCACAGCAGCTACCACCGCGGCCAGGTGGTGACGCAGATGCGTGCCCTGGGCCTGGAGCGGATCCCCCGCACGGACCTGGTGGCTTTCCAGCGCCTGGCCGGGGCATGA
- the purB gene encoding adenylosuccinate lyase, producing the protein MDLSALTAISPLDGRYRARAAPLAIWFSELALIRYRLVVELAYFRFLCEVPLPELQGTDVRRLDGLFGRVSALSEADAQAIKAIERTTNHDVKAVEYWLKERLDELGLGDRKEFVHFALTSQDINNTALPLLIKEFVGVYYVPQLTALRDRLHGLALEWAQVPMLARTHGQPASPTRLGKELQVFVERLDVQLRALRAVPFTCKFGGATGNFNAHHAAYPELDWPRLADRFCDTLLGLQRQQFTTQIEHYDQLAALFDAMRRINTILIDLCRDVWQYISMDHFRQRTKAGEVGSSAMPHKVNPIDFENAEGNLGLANALFAHLAEKLPISRLQRDLTDSTVTRNIGVPMAHTMLAVDAIRRGLDKLLLNEEAIHRELDAQWAVVAEGIQTILRRAGYPEPYERLKELTRGKDRIAEADIHAFIDRLDVSEAVKQQLRTLDPRHYTGVDLMSRMIP; encoded by the coding sequence ATGGACCTGTCCGCCCTCACCGCCATCTCGCCGCTCGACGGCCGTTACCGCGCACGCGCCGCGCCGCTGGCCATCTGGTTCTCCGAACTGGCCCTCATCCGCTACCGCCTGGTGGTGGAGCTGGCCTACTTCCGCTTCCTGTGCGAAGTGCCGCTGCCCGAGCTGCAGGGCACCGATGTGCGCCGGCTGGACGGCCTGTTCGGGCGGGTGTCGGCGTTGAGCGAGGCCGACGCGCAGGCGATCAAGGCCATCGAACGCACCACCAACCACGACGTGAAAGCCGTGGAGTACTGGCTGAAGGAGCGGCTCGATGAGCTGGGCCTCGGGGATCGCAAGGAGTTCGTGCACTTCGCGCTCACCAGTCAGGACATCAACAACACCGCCCTGCCGCTGCTGATCAAGGAGTTCGTGGGCGTGTACTACGTGCCGCAGCTCACCGCCTTGCGCGACCGGCTGCACGGGCTCGCGCTGGAGTGGGCGCAGGTGCCGATGCTGGCGCGCACCCACGGGCAGCCGGCCTCGCCCACCCGGCTGGGCAAGGAGCTGCAGGTGTTCGTGGAGCGGCTGGACGTTCAGTTGCGCGCCCTGCGCGCGGTGCCCTTCACCTGCAAGTTCGGCGGGGCCACCGGCAACTTCAACGCGCACCACGCGGCCTACCCCGAGCTCGACTGGCCGCGGCTGGCCGACCGCTTCTGCGACACCCTGCTGGGCCTGCAGCGCCAGCAGTTCACCACGCAGATCGAGCACTACGACCAGCTGGCGGCGCTCTTCGACGCCATGCGGCGCATCAACACCATCCTGATCGACCTGTGCCGCGACGTGTGGCAGTACATCAGCATGGACCACTTCCGCCAGCGCACCAAGGCCGGCGAGGTGGGCAGCAGCGCCATGCCGCACAAGGTGAACCCCATCGACTTCGAGAACGCCGAGGGCAACCTGGGCCTGGCCAACGCGCTGTTCGCGCACCTGGCGGAGAAGCTGCCCATCAGCCGTTTGCAGCGCGACCTCACGGACAGCACGGTGACGCGCAACATCGGTGTGCCCATGGCCCACACGATGCTGGCGGTGGACGCCATCCGGCGCGGGCTGGACAAGCTGCTGCTGAACGAGGAGGCCATCCATCGCGAGCTGGACGCGCAGTGGGCCGTGGTGGCCGAAGGCATCCAGACCATCCTGCGCCGCGCCGGCTACCCCGAGCCCTATGAGCGCCTGAAGGAGCTCACCCGCGGGAAGGACCGCATCGCTGAAGCGGACATCCACGCCTTCATCGACCGGCTGGACGTGAGCGAGGCGGTGAAGCAGCAGCTGCGCACCCTCGACCCGCGCCACTACACCGGGGTGGACCTGATGAGCCGGATGATCCCCTAG
- a CDS encoding OmpA family protein has product MTMRFRPFLLPLALFLTAPLIAQDDENPVEDSLNMVPNGSFEEVEGKLKRMGSIEMAKGWKSPTAVPADLFSDRVVNSPASAPRNQYGDQGALTGSNYAGLMWWSYMNKEPRSYLQVKFKKMLTKGQKYCISYYVSLADLSKYSANELGAYVSKIMVKKDDEAALTYEMQVPNLRTKIYDDLYSWQGVCGVYEAKGDEQYLILGNTVANDKVVTGKVKRPKGEVRPQVFKAYYYIDDVSVKPIKLMSECTCEQLDKAESEFIYSKRSTVNKSLKPAQQVDATAIYFKRFQQSIDGAMDQPLNDVVEALKADPAVKVRLVGHMDVVEDDRTRMRPDLLELGKLRADAVKAVLVEGGIAAERITTVGQKADSPADPGEDEVALSKNRRVEFELE; this is encoded by the coding sequence ATGACCATGCGTTTCCGACCCTTCCTGCTCCCGCTCGCCCTGTTTCTCACCGCGCCGCTCATCGCCCAGGACGATGAGAACCCTGTGGAGGACAGCTTGAACATGGTGCCCAACGGCAGCTTCGAGGAGGTCGAGGGCAAGCTCAAGCGAATGGGCAGCATCGAGATGGCCAAGGGATGGAAGAGCCCCACCGCCGTGCCGGCCGACCTGTTCAGCGACCGCGTGGTGAACAGCCCCGCTTCGGCGCCGCGCAACCAATACGGCGACCAGGGCGCCCTCACCGGCAGCAACTATGCCGGGCTCATGTGGTGGAGCTACATGAACAAGGAGCCGCGCAGCTACCTGCAGGTCAAGTTCAAGAAGATGCTCACCAAGGGCCAGAAGTACTGCATCAGCTACTATGTGAGCCTGGCCGACCTCAGCAAGTACAGCGCCAACGAACTGGGTGCCTACGTCAGCAAGATCATGGTGAAGAAGGACGACGAGGCGGCCCTCACCTACGAGATGCAGGTGCCCAACCTGCGCACGAAGATCTACGACGACCTCTACTCCTGGCAGGGCGTGTGCGGCGTGTACGAAGCGAAGGGCGATGAGCAGTATCTGATCCTCGGCAACACGGTGGCCAACGACAAGGTGGTCACCGGCAAGGTGAAGCGCCCGAAGGGCGAAGTGCGCCCCCAGGTGTTCAAGGCCTATTACTACATCGATGACGTGAGCGTGAAGCCCATCAAGCTGATGAGCGAGTGCACCTGCGAACAACTGGACAAGGCCGAGAGCGAGTTCATCTACAGCAAGCGCTCCACGGTGAACAAGAGCCTGAAGCCCGCCCAGCAGGTGGACGCCACGGCGATCTACTTCAAGCGTTTCCAGCAGAGCATCGACGGTGCCATGGACCAGCCGCTGAACGATGTGGTCGAGGCGCTGAAGGCCGACCCCGCCGTGAAGGTGCGCCTCGTAGGTCACATGGACGTGGTGGAGGACGACCGCACGCGCATGCGCCCCGACCTGCTGGAACTGGGCAAACTGCGCGCCGACGCCGTGAAGGCGGTGCTCGTGGAGGGCGGCATCGCCGCCGAGCGCATCACCACCGTGGGTCAGAAGGCCGACAGCCCCGCCGACCCCGGCGAGGACGAGGTGGCCCTGAGCAAGAACCGGCGCGTGGAGTTCGAGCTGGAGTGA
- a CDS encoding MFS transporter yields the protein MPGDKRVIRAWTMYDWANSAYSLTITSAIFPIYYAAITMDNGADQVAARYGVPADSLQSYALSAGFLIVTLLAPILSGIADSRGNKLAYLKAFCYVGAASCAGLFFFTFDDLLLGLALFMLACVGFSGSLVFYDAFLPEIAEKKDHDRVSARGYTMGYLGSVLLLIINLAMVMKPALFGIPDTPGLAARLSFLTVGLWWAGWAQIPFRALPARTPVREQDGERSPSANALTAGYRELRKVWGQLRAMPRLRGFLAAFFVFNMGIQTVMYLAVAFAAREIKDHDATGQVVPIGDESLIISILLIQLVAAVGAGLFARLSGRIGNLRTLSVGVVVWVGLCIAAYFTRWAHEFYALAAGVGLVMGGCQSLSRSTYAKFLPATTDHASFFSFYDVSYYLGTVLGTLAYGLVFQLTGDLRNTVIAIGGFFVLGLVLLLLVPREETAGAAAP from the coding sequence ATACCCGGTGATAAGCGCGTCATCCGCGCCTGGACCATGTACGACTGGGCCAACTCGGCCTACTCGCTCACCATCACCAGTGCCATCTTCCCCATCTACTACGCCGCCATCACCATGGACAACGGCGCGGACCAGGTGGCCGCGCGCTACGGCGTGCCCGCGGACAGCCTGCAGTCCTATGCCCTCAGCGCCGGCTTCCTGATCGTGACCCTGCTGGCGCCGATCCTCTCGGGCATCGCCGACAGCCGGGGCAACAAGCTGGCCTACCTCAAGGCCTTCTGCTACGTGGGCGCGGCCAGCTGCGCGGGTCTTTTCTTCTTCACCTTCGACGACCTGCTCCTGGGCCTGGCGCTCTTCATGCTCGCCTGTGTGGGGTTCAGCGGCAGCCTTGTGTTCTACGACGCCTTCCTGCCGGAGATCGCCGAGAAGAAGGACCATGACCGGGTGAGCGCCCGCGGCTACACCATGGGCTACCTCGGCAGCGTGCTCCTGCTGATCATCAACTTGGCGATGGTGATGAAGCCTGCGCTCTTCGGCATCCCGGACACGCCCGGCCTGGCCGCGCGGCTCAGCTTCCTCACCGTGGGCCTGTGGTGGGCCGGCTGGGCCCAGATCCCCTTCCGCGCCCTGCCCGCCCGTACACCGGTGCGCGAGCAGGATGGAGAACGTTCGCCCTCCGCGAATGCCCTCACCGCGGGCTACCGCGAACTGCGCAAGGTGTGGGGCCAGCTGCGCGCCATGCCCCGCCTGCGCGGCTTCCTCGCCGCCTTCTTCGTGTTCAACATGGGCATCCAGACGGTGATGTACCTGGCCGTGGCCTTCGCCGCGCGCGAGATCAAGGACCACGATGCCACCGGCCAGGTGGTGCCCATCGGCGACGAGAGCCTCATCATCAGCATCCTGCTCATCCAGCTGGTGGCCGCCGTGGGGGCGGGGCTCTTCGCGCGGCTCAGCGGCCGCATCGGCAACCTGCGCACCCTGTCGGTGGGTGTGGTCGTGTGGGTGGGCCTGTGCATCGCGGCCTACTTCACCCGCTGGGCGCATGAGTTCTACGCCCTGGCCGCCGGGGTGGGCCTGGTGATGGGCGGCTGCCAGTCGCTCTCGCGCAGCACCTACGCCAAGTTCCTGCCCGCCACCACCGACCACGCCAGCTTCTTCAGCTTCTACGACGTGAGCTACTACCTGGGCACCGTGCTCGGCACCCTGGCCTACGGCCTGGTGTTCCAGCTCACGGGCGACCTGCGCAATACGGTGATCGCCATCGGCGGCTTCTTCGTGCTGGGCCTGGTGCTGCTGCTGCTCGTTCCCCGCGAGGAAACCGCCGGGGCCGCCGCCCCGTGA